The Falco cherrug isolate bFalChe1 chromosome 15, bFalChe1.pri, whole genome shotgun sequence genome includes a region encoding these proteins:
- the PASD1 gene encoding circadian clock protein PASD1 isoform X1 — MDEDEKDRAKRASRNKSEKKRRDQFNVLIKELCTMLQGHGHPLKMDKSTILQRTIDFLQKQKEITAQTEACEIRQDWKPSFLSNEEFTQLMLEALDGFLIALTTDGIIIYVSDSVSSLLGHLPSDLVDQNILNFLPEREQSEVYKLLSPHVLMTDPVAADFLNVEKQIEFCCHLARGSLDPNEPLMYEYVKFVVDFKYFTHVPTPSCNGFESAIARAFRSATEEQICLVATVRLVTPQFLKELCNVEEPCEEFTSRHSLEWKFLFLDHRAPPIIGYLPFEVLGTSGYDYYHADDLELLARCHEHLMQFGKGKSCYYRFLTKGQQWIWLQTHYYITYHQWNSKPEFIVCTHLVVSYAEVRAERRRDLGLEESSIELASSSLKSHSSYLDMGQCGSSQDASREGVSLSSHSSRRSSHTALSDSTSTSSMRHTDTSTPTRPSVPAGQAEKAALRLASAGSAQAIATPQAPGEHLPQHPVAQPAVPSQHAVMPVYHFPTQLGMMHQLKEQLEERTRILQADIKTQQEELHVIKEQLQLVQDSNLQMLMQQPIPIVFNNVQHPSPRRPPPPGTPRQTTAKKSQQQGPVGTKHYCGTRLQSPHQFLRDPCSTAAQVQQQQQHLMRGNQAQQTCLPGQTSISVPLYNNPMVFSQAHPIAVAAQTSTEGSERQPPSDYSQDRSLRMLLDQSIQAMMPATNSSGQPVQSSAGRQQGKFVAEQQILPPPIQMQPVTCSTVRPPAPSPVFSPSLMIPHTSFTSHQANTPVHLHQWPQQQVQQHRLYLQMQGPELVPGGPTQRIFQPPHTPQQNPLSYFLHPQQQSRHAQGQACNLPDMPEMQLP; from the exons ATGGATGAAGATGAGAAGGACAGGGCAAAGAG GGCATCACGCaacaaatctgaaaagaaaaggagagaccAGTTCAATGTCCTCATTAAAGAGCTTTGCACGATGCTGCAGGGCCACGGTCACCCTCTCAAGATGGACAAGTCCACAATACTGCAGAGGACCATTGACttcttacagaaacagaaag aaaTCACAGCACAGACAGAAGCCTGTGAGATTAGACAAGACTGGAAGCCTTCATTTCTTAGCAACGAGGAGTTCACCCAGTTGATGTTAGAg GCACTAGATGGCTTTCTCATTGCTCTTACCACTGATGGGATTATTATTTATGTATCTGACAGTGTTTCATCTCTGCTCGGACACTTACCG TCAGATTTGGTGGaccaaaatatattaaacttTCTGCCTGAGCGGGAGCAGAGCGAGGTGTACAAGCTCCTTTCTCCGCATGTGCTCATGACAGATCCTGTTGCAGCTGATTTTCTAAACG tggaaaaacaaaTAGAGTTTTGCTGCCATTTAGCAAGAGGCAGCTTAGATCCAAATGAACCCCTGATGTATGAATATGTGAAATTTGTAgtggattttaaatattttactcatG TGCCTACACCCTCCTGTAATGGCTTTGAGTCAGCTATTGCACGAGCTTTCAGGTCAGCCACGGAAGAGCAGATTTGCCTCGTAGCCACTGTTCGTCTCGTCACACCACAGTTCTTAAAG GAGCTCTGCAATGTTGAAGAGCCATGCGAAGAATTTACATCGAGGCATAGTTTGGAATGGAAGTTTTTATTCTTGGACCACAG GGCTCCACCTATTATAGGATATTTACCCTTTGAGGTTCTGGGAACGTCAGGGTATGATTACTACCACGCAGATGACCTGGAGCTTCTTGCTAGGTGCCATGAACACT TGATGcagtttggaaaaggaaagtcCTGTTACTATCGGTTCCTGACCAAAGGCCAGCAGTGGATATGGCTGCAGACACACTACTACATCACCTACCACCAGTGGAACTCCAAACCAGAGTTCATCGTTTGCACTCACCTGGTAGTTAG tTATGCGGAAGTTCGAGCTGAAAGGAGGCGAGATCTTGGCCTCGAAGAGTCATCAATTGAACTGGCATCCTCTTCTCTAAAG agccacagcagctACCTGGACATGGGGCAGTGCGGCAGCAGCCAGGACGCCAGCCGGGAGGGGGTCTCGCTGTCATCCCACAGCTCCCGGCGCTCCTCACACACCGCCCTCTCCGATTCCACGT CCACGTCATCCATGCGGCACACGGACACCAGCACTCCCACCCGGCCGTCAGTGCCCGCGGGGCAGGCGGAGAAGGCAGCCCTGCGGCTGGCATCAGCTGGCAGCGCCCAG GCCATAGCGACTCCTCAAGCCCCTGGTGAACACCTTCCTCAGCACCCCGTGGCTCAGCCGGCAGTCCCCTCTCAGCACGCCGTGATG CCAGTGTACCATTTCCCTACTCAGCTGGGGATGATGCATCAGCTgaaagagcagctggaggagaggacTCGCATACTGCAAGCTGACATCAAGACGCAGCAGGAGGAGCTCCATGTCATCAAGGAGCAGCTCCAGCTAGTGCAGGACTCCAACCTGCAG ATGCTGATGCAGCAGCCGATCCCCATCGTCTTCAACAACGTGCAGCACCCGAGCCCCCGGAGGCCGCCACCACCTGGGACACCCAGGCAGACCACAGCCAAGAAGTCGCAGCAGCAAGGCCCGGTGGGGACCAAGCACTACTGCGGCACCCGCCTGCAGTCACCGCACCAGTTCCTCAGGGACCCCTGCAGCACGGCTGCCCAG gtgcagcagcagcagcagcacctaaTGAGAGGAAACCAAGCCCAGCAAACCTGTCTGCCGGGGCAGACGAGCATTTCGGTGCCCCTCTACAACAACCCCATGGTGTTTTCACAAGCGCATCCCATTGCAGTGGCTGCACAGACGTCAACTGAGGGCAGCGAGCGGCAGCCGCCATCTGACTACAGCCAGGACAGGAGCCTCAG GATGCTGTTGGATCAGTCTATCCAAGCCATGATGCCTGCCACCAACAGCAGCGGCCAGCCCGTGCAGAGCAGTGCCGGCAGGCAGCAAGGAAA ATTCGTTGCAGAGCAGCAGATCTTACCTCCCCCAATACAGATGCAACCGGTTACCTGTAGCACCGTCCGACCTCCAGCCCCATCACCCGTTTTCTCCCCGTCTCTGATGATCCCACACACCAGCTTCACATCCCACCAGGCAAACACACCGGTTCATCTCCACCAGTGGCCACAGCAACAGGTTCAGCAGCACCGTCTCTACCTTCAG ATGCAAGGTCCTGAGCTGGTGCCTGGGGGTCCGACGCAGCGCATTTTCCAGCCCCCCCACACACCGCAGCAGAACCCCCTGAGCTACTTCCTCCACCCGCAGCAGCAGAGCCGCCACGCACAGGGCCAGGCCTGCAACCTGCCGGACATGCCCGAGATGCAGCTGCCCTGA
- the PASD1 gene encoding circadian clock protein PASD1 isoform X4: MDEDEKDRAKRASRNKSEKKRRDQFNVLIKELCTMLQGHGHPLKMDKSTILQRTIDFLQKQKEITAQTEACEIRQDWKPSFLSNEEFTQLMLEALDGFLIALTTDGIIIYVSDSVSSLLGHLPSDLVDQNILNFLPEREQSEVYKLLSPHVLMTDPVAADFLNVEKQIEFCCHLARGSLDPNEPLMYEYVKFVVDFKYFTHVPTPSCNGFESAIARAFRSATEEQICLVATVRLVTPQFLKELCNVEEPCEEFTSRHSLEWKFLFLDHRAPPIIGYLPFEVLGTSGYDYYHADDLELLARCHEHLMQFGKGKSCYYRFLTKGQQWIWLQTHYYITYHQWNSKPEFIVCTHLVVSYAEVRAERRRDLGLEESSIELASSSLKSHSSYLDMGQCGSSQDASREGVSLSSHSSRRSSHTALSDSTSTSSMRHTDTSTPTRPSVPAGQAEKAALRLASAGSAQAIATPQAPGEHLPQHPVAQPAVPSQHAVMPVYHFPTQLGMMHQLKEQLEERTRILQADIKTQQEELHVIKEQLQLVQDSNLQMLMQQPIPIVFNNVQHPSPRRPPPPGTPRQTTAKKSQQQGPVGTKHYCGTRLQSPHQFLRDPCSTAAQVQQQQQHLMRGNQAQQTCLPGQTSISVPLYNNPMVFSQAHPIAVAAQTSTEGSERQPPSDYSQDRSLRFVAEQQILPPPIQMQPVTCSTVRPPAPSPVFSPSLMIPHTSFTSHQANTPVHLHQWPQQQVQQHRLYLQMQGPELVPGGPTQRIFQPPHTPQQNPLSYFLHPQQQSRHAQGQACNLPDMPEMQLP, from the exons ATGGATGAAGATGAGAAGGACAGGGCAAAGAG GGCATCACGCaacaaatctgaaaagaaaaggagagaccAGTTCAATGTCCTCATTAAAGAGCTTTGCACGATGCTGCAGGGCCACGGTCACCCTCTCAAGATGGACAAGTCCACAATACTGCAGAGGACCATTGACttcttacagaaacagaaag aaaTCACAGCACAGACAGAAGCCTGTGAGATTAGACAAGACTGGAAGCCTTCATTTCTTAGCAACGAGGAGTTCACCCAGTTGATGTTAGAg GCACTAGATGGCTTTCTCATTGCTCTTACCACTGATGGGATTATTATTTATGTATCTGACAGTGTTTCATCTCTGCTCGGACACTTACCG TCAGATTTGGTGGaccaaaatatattaaacttTCTGCCTGAGCGGGAGCAGAGCGAGGTGTACAAGCTCCTTTCTCCGCATGTGCTCATGACAGATCCTGTTGCAGCTGATTTTCTAAACG tggaaaaacaaaTAGAGTTTTGCTGCCATTTAGCAAGAGGCAGCTTAGATCCAAATGAACCCCTGATGTATGAATATGTGAAATTTGTAgtggattttaaatattttactcatG TGCCTACACCCTCCTGTAATGGCTTTGAGTCAGCTATTGCACGAGCTTTCAGGTCAGCCACGGAAGAGCAGATTTGCCTCGTAGCCACTGTTCGTCTCGTCACACCACAGTTCTTAAAG GAGCTCTGCAATGTTGAAGAGCCATGCGAAGAATTTACATCGAGGCATAGTTTGGAATGGAAGTTTTTATTCTTGGACCACAG GGCTCCACCTATTATAGGATATTTACCCTTTGAGGTTCTGGGAACGTCAGGGTATGATTACTACCACGCAGATGACCTGGAGCTTCTTGCTAGGTGCCATGAACACT TGATGcagtttggaaaaggaaagtcCTGTTACTATCGGTTCCTGACCAAAGGCCAGCAGTGGATATGGCTGCAGACACACTACTACATCACCTACCACCAGTGGAACTCCAAACCAGAGTTCATCGTTTGCACTCACCTGGTAGTTAG tTATGCGGAAGTTCGAGCTGAAAGGAGGCGAGATCTTGGCCTCGAAGAGTCATCAATTGAACTGGCATCCTCTTCTCTAAAG agccacagcagctACCTGGACATGGGGCAGTGCGGCAGCAGCCAGGACGCCAGCCGGGAGGGGGTCTCGCTGTCATCCCACAGCTCCCGGCGCTCCTCACACACCGCCCTCTCCGATTCCACGT CCACGTCATCCATGCGGCACACGGACACCAGCACTCCCACCCGGCCGTCAGTGCCCGCGGGGCAGGCGGAGAAGGCAGCCCTGCGGCTGGCATCAGCTGGCAGCGCCCAG GCCATAGCGACTCCTCAAGCCCCTGGTGAACACCTTCCTCAGCACCCCGTGGCTCAGCCGGCAGTCCCCTCTCAGCACGCCGTGATG CCAGTGTACCATTTCCCTACTCAGCTGGGGATGATGCATCAGCTgaaagagcagctggaggagaggacTCGCATACTGCAAGCTGACATCAAGACGCAGCAGGAGGAGCTCCATGTCATCAAGGAGCAGCTCCAGCTAGTGCAGGACTCCAACCTGCAG ATGCTGATGCAGCAGCCGATCCCCATCGTCTTCAACAACGTGCAGCACCCGAGCCCCCGGAGGCCGCCACCACCTGGGACACCCAGGCAGACCACAGCCAAGAAGTCGCAGCAGCAAGGCCCGGTGGGGACCAAGCACTACTGCGGCACCCGCCTGCAGTCACCGCACCAGTTCCTCAGGGACCCCTGCAGCACGGCTGCCCAG gtgcagcagcagcagcagcacctaaTGAGAGGAAACCAAGCCCAGCAAACCTGTCTGCCGGGGCAGACGAGCATTTCGGTGCCCCTCTACAACAACCCCATGGTGTTTTCACAAGCGCATCCCATTGCAGTGGCTGCACAGACGTCAACTGAGGGCAGCGAGCGGCAGCCGCCATCTGACTACAGCCAGGACAGGAGCCTCAG ATTCGTTGCAGAGCAGCAGATCTTACCTCCCCCAATACAGATGCAACCGGTTACCTGTAGCACCGTCCGACCTCCAGCCCCATCACCCGTTTTCTCCCCGTCTCTGATGATCCCACACACCAGCTTCACATCCCACCAGGCAAACACACCGGTTCATCTCCACCAGTGGCCACAGCAACAGGTTCAGCAGCACCGTCTCTACCTTCAG ATGCAAGGTCCTGAGCTGGTGCCTGGGGGTCCGACGCAGCGCATTTTCCAGCCCCCCCACACACCGCAGCAGAACCCCCTGAGCTACTTCCTCCACCCGCAGCAGCAGAGCCGCCACGCACAGGGCCAGGCCTGCAACCTGCCGGACATGCCCGAGATGCAGCTGCCCTGA
- the PASD1 gene encoding circadian clock protein PASD1 isoform X5 produces MLQGHGHPLKMDKSTILQRTIDFLQKQKEITAQTEACEIRQDWKPSFLSNEEFTQLMLEALDGFLIALTTDGIIIYVSDSVSSLLGHLPSDLVDQNILNFLPEREQSEVYKLLSPHVLMTDPVAADFLNVEKQIEFCCHLARGSLDPNEPLMYEYVKFVVDFKYFTHVPTPSCNGFESAIARAFRSATEEQICLVATVRLVTPQFLKELCNVEEPCEEFTSRHSLEWKFLFLDHRAPPIIGYLPFEVLGTSGYDYYHADDLELLARCHEHLMQFGKGKSCYYRFLTKGQQWIWLQTHYYITYHQWNSKPEFIVCTHLVVSYAEVRAERRRDLGLEESSIELASSSLKSHSSYLDMGQCGSSQDASREGVSLSSHSSRRSSHTALSDSTSTSSMRHTDTSTPTRPSVPAGQAEKAALRLASAGSAQAIATPQAPGEHLPQHPVAQPAVPSQHAVMPVYHFPTQLGMMHQLKEQLEERTRILQADIKTQQEELHVIKEQLQLVQDSNLQMLMQQPIPIVFNNVQHPSPRRPPPPGTPRQTTAKKSQQQGPVGTKHYCGTRLQSPHQFLRDPCSTAAQVQQQQQHLMRGNQAQQTCLPGQTSISVPLYNNPMVFSQAHPIAVAAQTSTEGSERQPPSDYSQDRSLRMLLDQSIQAMMPATNSSGQPVQSSAGRQQGKFVAEQQILPPPIQMQPVTCSTVRPPAPSPVFSPSLMIPHTSFTSHQANTPVHLHQWPQQQVQQHRLYLQMQGPELVPGGPTQRIFQPPHTPQQNPLSYFLHPQQQSRHAQGQACNLPDMPEMQLP; encoded by the exons ATGCTGCAGGGCCACGGTCACCCTCTCAAGATGGACAAGTCCACAATACTGCAGAGGACCATTGACttcttacagaaacagaaag aaaTCACAGCACAGACAGAAGCCTGTGAGATTAGACAAGACTGGAAGCCTTCATTTCTTAGCAACGAGGAGTTCACCCAGTTGATGTTAGAg GCACTAGATGGCTTTCTCATTGCTCTTACCACTGATGGGATTATTATTTATGTATCTGACAGTGTTTCATCTCTGCTCGGACACTTACCG TCAGATTTGGTGGaccaaaatatattaaacttTCTGCCTGAGCGGGAGCAGAGCGAGGTGTACAAGCTCCTTTCTCCGCATGTGCTCATGACAGATCCTGTTGCAGCTGATTTTCTAAACG tggaaaaacaaaTAGAGTTTTGCTGCCATTTAGCAAGAGGCAGCTTAGATCCAAATGAACCCCTGATGTATGAATATGTGAAATTTGTAgtggattttaaatattttactcatG TGCCTACACCCTCCTGTAATGGCTTTGAGTCAGCTATTGCACGAGCTTTCAGGTCAGCCACGGAAGAGCAGATTTGCCTCGTAGCCACTGTTCGTCTCGTCACACCACAGTTCTTAAAG GAGCTCTGCAATGTTGAAGAGCCATGCGAAGAATTTACATCGAGGCATAGTTTGGAATGGAAGTTTTTATTCTTGGACCACAG GGCTCCACCTATTATAGGATATTTACCCTTTGAGGTTCTGGGAACGTCAGGGTATGATTACTACCACGCAGATGACCTGGAGCTTCTTGCTAGGTGCCATGAACACT TGATGcagtttggaaaaggaaagtcCTGTTACTATCGGTTCCTGACCAAAGGCCAGCAGTGGATATGGCTGCAGACACACTACTACATCACCTACCACCAGTGGAACTCCAAACCAGAGTTCATCGTTTGCACTCACCTGGTAGTTAG tTATGCGGAAGTTCGAGCTGAAAGGAGGCGAGATCTTGGCCTCGAAGAGTCATCAATTGAACTGGCATCCTCTTCTCTAAAG agccacagcagctACCTGGACATGGGGCAGTGCGGCAGCAGCCAGGACGCCAGCCGGGAGGGGGTCTCGCTGTCATCCCACAGCTCCCGGCGCTCCTCACACACCGCCCTCTCCGATTCCACGT CCACGTCATCCATGCGGCACACGGACACCAGCACTCCCACCCGGCCGTCAGTGCCCGCGGGGCAGGCGGAGAAGGCAGCCCTGCGGCTGGCATCAGCTGGCAGCGCCCAG GCCATAGCGACTCCTCAAGCCCCTGGTGAACACCTTCCTCAGCACCCCGTGGCTCAGCCGGCAGTCCCCTCTCAGCACGCCGTGATG CCAGTGTACCATTTCCCTACTCAGCTGGGGATGATGCATCAGCTgaaagagcagctggaggagaggacTCGCATACTGCAAGCTGACATCAAGACGCAGCAGGAGGAGCTCCATGTCATCAAGGAGCAGCTCCAGCTAGTGCAGGACTCCAACCTGCAG ATGCTGATGCAGCAGCCGATCCCCATCGTCTTCAACAACGTGCAGCACCCGAGCCCCCGGAGGCCGCCACCACCTGGGACACCCAGGCAGACCACAGCCAAGAAGTCGCAGCAGCAAGGCCCGGTGGGGACCAAGCACTACTGCGGCACCCGCCTGCAGTCACCGCACCAGTTCCTCAGGGACCCCTGCAGCACGGCTGCCCAG gtgcagcagcagcagcagcacctaaTGAGAGGAAACCAAGCCCAGCAAACCTGTCTGCCGGGGCAGACGAGCATTTCGGTGCCCCTCTACAACAACCCCATGGTGTTTTCACAAGCGCATCCCATTGCAGTGGCTGCACAGACGTCAACTGAGGGCAGCGAGCGGCAGCCGCCATCTGACTACAGCCAGGACAGGAGCCTCAG GATGCTGTTGGATCAGTCTATCCAAGCCATGATGCCTGCCACCAACAGCAGCGGCCAGCCCGTGCAGAGCAGTGCCGGCAGGCAGCAAGGAAA ATTCGTTGCAGAGCAGCAGATCTTACCTCCCCCAATACAGATGCAACCGGTTACCTGTAGCACCGTCCGACCTCCAGCCCCATCACCCGTTTTCTCCCCGTCTCTGATGATCCCACACACCAGCTTCACATCCCACCAGGCAAACACACCGGTTCATCTCCACCAGTGGCCACAGCAACAGGTTCAGCAGCACCGTCTCTACCTTCAG ATGCAAGGTCCTGAGCTGGTGCCTGGGGGTCCGACGCAGCGCATTTTCCAGCCCCCCCACACACCGCAGCAGAACCCCCTGAGCTACTTCCTCCACCCGCAGCAGCAGAGCCGCCACGCACAGGGCCAGGCCTGCAACCTGCCGGACATGCCCGAGATGCAGCTGCCCTGA
- the PASD1 gene encoding circadian clock protein PASD1 isoform X3 yields the protein MDEDEKDRAKRASRNKSEKKRRDQFNVLIKELCTMLQGHGHPLKMDKSTILQRTIDFLQKQKEITAQTEACEIRQDWKPSFLSNEEFTQLMLEALDGFLIALTTDGIIIYVSDSVSSLLGHLPSDLVDQNILNFLPEREQSEVYKLLSPHVLMTDPVAADFLNVEKQIEFCCHLARGSLDPNEPLMYEYVKFVVDFKYFTHVPTPSCNGFESAIARAFRSATEEQICLVATVRLVTPQFLKELCNVEEPCEEFTSRHSLEWKFLFLDHRAPPIIGYLPFEVLGTSGYDYYHADDLELLARCHEHLMQFGKGKSCYYRFLTKGQQWIWLQTHYYITYHQWNSKPEFIVCTHLVVSYAEVRAERRRDLGLEESSIELASSSLKSHSSYLDMGQCGSSQDASREGVSLSSHSSRRSSHTALSDSTSTSSMRHTDTSTPTRPSVPAGQAEKAALRLASAGSAQPVYHFPTQLGMMHQLKEQLEERTRILQADIKTQQEELHVIKEQLQLVQDSNLQMLMQQPIPIVFNNVQHPSPRRPPPPGTPRQTTAKKSQQQGPVGTKHYCGTRLQSPHQFLRDPCSTAAQVQQQQQHLMRGNQAQQTCLPGQTSISVPLYNNPMVFSQAHPIAVAAQTSTEGSERQPPSDYSQDRSLRMLLDQSIQAMMPATNSSGQPVQSSAGRQQGKFVAEQQILPPPIQMQPVTCSTVRPPAPSPVFSPSLMIPHTSFTSHQANTPVHLHQWPQQQVQQHRLYLQMQGPELVPGGPTQRIFQPPHTPQQNPLSYFLHPQQQSRHAQGQACNLPDMPEMQLP from the exons ATGGATGAAGATGAGAAGGACAGGGCAAAGAG GGCATCACGCaacaaatctgaaaagaaaaggagagaccAGTTCAATGTCCTCATTAAAGAGCTTTGCACGATGCTGCAGGGCCACGGTCACCCTCTCAAGATGGACAAGTCCACAATACTGCAGAGGACCATTGACttcttacagaaacagaaag aaaTCACAGCACAGACAGAAGCCTGTGAGATTAGACAAGACTGGAAGCCTTCATTTCTTAGCAACGAGGAGTTCACCCAGTTGATGTTAGAg GCACTAGATGGCTTTCTCATTGCTCTTACCACTGATGGGATTATTATTTATGTATCTGACAGTGTTTCATCTCTGCTCGGACACTTACCG TCAGATTTGGTGGaccaaaatatattaaacttTCTGCCTGAGCGGGAGCAGAGCGAGGTGTACAAGCTCCTTTCTCCGCATGTGCTCATGACAGATCCTGTTGCAGCTGATTTTCTAAACG tggaaaaacaaaTAGAGTTTTGCTGCCATTTAGCAAGAGGCAGCTTAGATCCAAATGAACCCCTGATGTATGAATATGTGAAATTTGTAgtggattttaaatattttactcatG TGCCTACACCCTCCTGTAATGGCTTTGAGTCAGCTATTGCACGAGCTTTCAGGTCAGCCACGGAAGAGCAGATTTGCCTCGTAGCCACTGTTCGTCTCGTCACACCACAGTTCTTAAAG GAGCTCTGCAATGTTGAAGAGCCATGCGAAGAATTTACATCGAGGCATAGTTTGGAATGGAAGTTTTTATTCTTGGACCACAG GGCTCCACCTATTATAGGATATTTACCCTTTGAGGTTCTGGGAACGTCAGGGTATGATTACTACCACGCAGATGACCTGGAGCTTCTTGCTAGGTGCCATGAACACT TGATGcagtttggaaaaggaaagtcCTGTTACTATCGGTTCCTGACCAAAGGCCAGCAGTGGATATGGCTGCAGACACACTACTACATCACCTACCACCAGTGGAACTCCAAACCAGAGTTCATCGTTTGCACTCACCTGGTAGTTAG tTATGCGGAAGTTCGAGCTGAAAGGAGGCGAGATCTTGGCCTCGAAGAGTCATCAATTGAACTGGCATCCTCTTCTCTAAAG agccacagcagctACCTGGACATGGGGCAGTGCGGCAGCAGCCAGGACGCCAGCCGGGAGGGGGTCTCGCTGTCATCCCACAGCTCCCGGCGCTCCTCACACACCGCCCTCTCCGATTCCACGT CCACGTCATCCATGCGGCACACGGACACCAGCACTCCCACCCGGCCGTCAGTGCCCGCGGGGCAGGCGGAGAAGGCAGCCCTGCGGCTGGCATCAGCTGGCAGCGCCCAG CCAGTGTACCATTTCCCTACTCAGCTGGGGATGATGCATCAGCTgaaagagcagctggaggagaggacTCGCATACTGCAAGCTGACATCAAGACGCAGCAGGAGGAGCTCCATGTCATCAAGGAGCAGCTCCAGCTAGTGCAGGACTCCAACCTGCAG ATGCTGATGCAGCAGCCGATCCCCATCGTCTTCAACAACGTGCAGCACCCGAGCCCCCGGAGGCCGCCACCACCTGGGACACCCAGGCAGACCACAGCCAAGAAGTCGCAGCAGCAAGGCCCGGTGGGGACCAAGCACTACTGCGGCACCCGCCTGCAGTCACCGCACCAGTTCCTCAGGGACCCCTGCAGCACGGCTGCCCAG gtgcagcagcagcagcagcacctaaTGAGAGGAAACCAAGCCCAGCAAACCTGTCTGCCGGGGCAGACGAGCATTTCGGTGCCCCTCTACAACAACCCCATGGTGTTTTCACAAGCGCATCCCATTGCAGTGGCTGCACAGACGTCAACTGAGGGCAGCGAGCGGCAGCCGCCATCTGACTACAGCCAGGACAGGAGCCTCAG GATGCTGTTGGATCAGTCTATCCAAGCCATGATGCCTGCCACCAACAGCAGCGGCCAGCCCGTGCAGAGCAGTGCCGGCAGGCAGCAAGGAAA ATTCGTTGCAGAGCAGCAGATCTTACCTCCCCCAATACAGATGCAACCGGTTACCTGTAGCACCGTCCGACCTCCAGCCCCATCACCCGTTTTCTCCCCGTCTCTGATGATCCCACACACCAGCTTCACATCCCACCAGGCAAACACACCGGTTCATCTCCACCAGTGGCCACAGCAACAGGTTCAGCAGCACCGTCTCTACCTTCAG ATGCAAGGTCCTGAGCTGGTGCCTGGGGGTCCGACGCAGCGCATTTTCCAGCCCCCCCACACACCGCAGCAGAACCCCCTGAGCTACTTCCTCCACCCGCAGCAGCAGAGCCGCCACGCACAGGGCCAGGCCTGCAACCTGCCGGACATGCCCGAGATGCAGCTGCCCTGA